A genomic region of Eucalyptus grandis isolate ANBG69807.140 chromosome 5, ASM1654582v1, whole genome shotgun sequence contains the following coding sequences:
- the LOC104444274 gene encoding 26S proteasome non-ATPase regulatory subunit 13 homolog B — protein MAALEYLDTLRSEHPEMAEWYTSLADLYQKKLWHQLTLKLEQFVAFAVSQAGDLLIQLYHNFITDFETKINLLKLAHFAVVVSRQYPEKQASISYLEGIIEKLQTTREQRVEEPIVYIKMQIAMFKLDEEQKECKKLLDEGKSTLDSMTDIDPSVYASYYWLSSQYHKVRKEYAEFYKNALLYLAYTSVESLSDAFKQDLAFDLSLSALLGDDIYNFGELLSHPIIKSLLGTNVEWMYHILEAFNAGNLQYYQELCRVHNAALNAQPGLVENEKKLLEKINILCLMEIIFRRASEDRTIPLSVIAECTKLCVADVEHLLMKSLSVHLIEGLIDQVEGTVHVSWVQPRVLGISQVTSLRDRLDGWLGKVHTALLSVEAETPDLVAV, from the exons ATGGCGGCGTTGGAGTACCTGGACACGCTGCGCAGCGAGCACCCGGAGATGGCGGAGTGGTACACCTCGCTGGCGGATCTCTACCAGAAGAAGCTCTGGCACCAGCTCACTCTCAAGCTCGAGCAGTTCGTCGCTTTCGCCGTTTCTCAG GCTGGTGATTTGTTGATACAGTTGTATCATAATTTCATCACTGACTTTGAGACCAAAATTAATCTGCTCAAGCTTGCCCATTTTGCTGTAGTAGTCTCTAGGCAGTATCCAGAGAAACAAGCTTCCATTAGTTATCTCGAAGGGATTATAGAGAAGCTTCAAACTACCAGAGAGCAGCGTGTGGAAGAGCCTATCGTCTACATTAAGATGCAGATAGCTATGTTCAAGCTTGATGAGGAGCAAAAGGAGTGTAAAAAACTTTTGGATGAAGGAAAGAGCACTCTTGATAGCATGACTGACATAGATCCATCTGTATATGCCAGCTACTATTGGCTTTCATCACAATATCACAAAGTTCGAAAGGAATATGCGGAGTTCTATAAAAATGCTCTCCTCTATTTGGCATATACCTCAGTGGAATCTCTTTCGGATGCATTTAAACAG GATTTGGCATTTGATTTATCTCTATCTGCACTACTGGGAGACGACATATACAACTTCGGTGAGCTGTTATCGCATCCTATT ATAAAGAGCCTCTTAGGAACAAATGTTGAGTGGATGTACCATATTCTTGAGGCATTTAATGCTGGTAATTTGCAATACTATCAAGAACTATGTCGTGTACACAATGCTGCTCTCAATGCACAACCTGGTTTggttgaaaatgagaaaaaactaTTGGAGAAAATCAACATTCTCTGCCTAATGGAAATCATATTCAG ACGTGCATCAGAAGATAGGACAATTCCACTGAGTGTTATTGCTGAATGCACAAAGCTTTGTGTAGCTGATGTTGAGCACCTTCTCATGAAGAGCCTTTCT GTTCATCTTATCGAGGGTCTAATTGATCAAGTAGAGGGAACGGTGCATGTTTCCTGGGTCCAACCAAGAGTTCTGGGCATTTCACAAGTTACATCCTTGCGAGATCGGTTGGATGGTTGGCTGGGTAAAGTACACACTGCTTTGTTATCCGTTGAAGCGGAAACACCTGACCTTGTTGCTGTGTAG